A genomic stretch from Vanrija pseudolonga chromosome 6, complete sequence includes:
- the DBP8 gene encoding ATP-dependent RNA helicase DBP8: MSGTTLKQRKSDANGAGVLDQSEVMKAMLAARAQAAGSGSGSDDDDESGSDEDEDESGSESGDDSDAEAGSAAKSLASSASRSPSPPPRVAPTSVATTSRVKLPPRADAKGKAAATPADAFDGPRAAEHDTFASLGLSAPIINALAVMNIRKPTEIQSACVPPILAGRDCIGGAKTGSGKTMAFALPILESIARDPFGVYAVVLTPTRELAYQLSEQFLAIGRPLGLTTATIVGGMDMLSQAQELERRPHVIVATPGRLVDLLRSDAVGKGKLSRVRTLVLDEADRMLTPTFAPELAFLFEQIPAKRQTLLFTATISDAIMDLAKKPPPAGKQPPFVYRVASDTLTVDRLKQKYLFIPSQIRDPYLYYLLLHPPSDIDVALRHKVVKPKDNKKKKQQQQRGKRQRSETPEDDEAASIPPTIVFTQRCATAHLVHLMLQELGIPSVPLHSHLTQPQRLLSLARFRAAEVPVLVTTDVGSRGLDIPEVAMVVNWDCPRRGDDYVHRVGRTARAGRGGVAVTVVTEHDVELVKSIEEEVKVTLTELELPEETVLENLNKVSVARRVATMEMHDSGFGERQAINKAKAIKRARRDAAK; the protein is encoded by the exons ATGTCCGGCACAACATTAAAACAGCGCAAGAgcgacgccaacggcgccggAGTGCTCGACCAGAGCGAGGTCATGAAGGCCATGCTGGCGGCCCGGGCTCaggccgccggcagcggtagcggcagtgacgacgacgacgagagcgggtctgacgaggacgaggacgagtctGGCAGCGAGTCCGgggacgacagcgacgccgaaGCCGGCTCGGCTGCCAAGTCTCTTGCCTCCTCTGCCTCCCGCTCGCCTTCGCCACCACCCCGTGTTGCCCCAACGTCCgtggccaccacctcgcgcgTCAAGCTCCCacctcgcgccgacgcgaagGGTAAGGCTGCTGCGACCCCAGCCGACGCCTTTGACGGCCCccgcgcggccgagcacgacACGTTCGCGTCCCTCGGCCTCTCTGCCCCAATCATCAACGCGCTGGCAGTCATGAACATCCGCAAGCCGACCGAGATCCAGTCGGCATGCGTGCCCCCCATCCTGGCCGGGCGCGACTGTATCGGCGGGGCGAAGACGGGCAGCGGAAAGACGATGGCGTTCGCCCTGCCCATCCTCGAGTCGATCGCGCGCGACCCGTTCGGCGTGTACGCCGTCGTCCTTACGCCGACCCGCGAGCTCGCGTACCAGCTCAGCGAGCAGTTCCTCGCCATCGGCCGTCCCCTCGGCctgacgacagcgacgatcGTCGGCGGAATGGACATGCTCTCGCAGGcgcaggagctcgagcgccgcccgcACGTCATTGTCGCCACGCCTGGGCGGCTGGTCGACCTGCTCCGCTCCGACGCagtcggcaagggcaagctgtcgcgcgtgcgcacgctcgtgctcgacgaggcagaCCGCATGCTCACGCCGACGTTTGCGCCCGAACTCGCATTCCTCTTCGAGCAGATCCCCGCCAAGCGCCAGACCCTGCTCTTCACCGCTACGATCTCGGACGCGATCATGGACCTGGCGAAGAAGCCCCCACCAGCAGGCAAGCAGCCGCCGTTTGTCTACCGCGTGGCGTCGGACACGCTCACCGTCGACCGCCTGAAGCAGAAGTACCTCTTCATTCCAAGCCAGATCCGCGACCCCTACCTCTActacctgctgctgcaccctCCGTCCGACATTGACGTGGCGCTGCGGCACAAGGTGGTCAAGCCGAAGGacaacaagaagaagaagcagcagcagcagcgggggaAGCGCCAACGCTCTGAAAcgccagaggacgacgaggcggcctcCATCCCACCAACAATAGTGTTCACGCAGCGATGCGCGACGGCACACCTCGTGCACCTGATGCTGCAGGAGCTCGGCATCCCGTCCGTGCCGCTGCACTCGCACCTGACCCAGCCCCAGCGGCTGTTGTCACTCGCGCGcttccgcgccgccgaggtgccaGTGCTGGTGACGACCGACGTCGGATCGCGTGGTCTCGATATTCCCGAAGTCGCCATGGTCGTCAACTGGGactgcccgcgccgcggcgacgactaCGTGCACCGTGTCGGTCGTACCGCCCGTGCTGGGCGCGGTGGTGTGGCCGTCACAGTCGTGACggagcacgacgtcgagctggtcaagagcatcgaggaggaggtcaaggTGACCCTCACTGAGCTCGAACTGCCCGAGGAGACGGTGCTCGAGAACCTCAACAAGGTGTCGGTTGCCCGCCGTGTGGCCACGATG GAGATGCACGACTCGGGCTTTGGCGAGCGCCAGGCGAtcaacaaggccaaggcgatcAAGCgggcccgccgcgacgcggcgaAGTAG
- the SPCC297.05 gene encoding DENN domain-containing protein, translated as MFSRKTNKSPDYAHHPLPQTTVSQLGNDFAPAPFLTVPSPSVPLFPSDTLPPGRLSSSSSRSNQSLLLSKSDPFARVFPRPPTDTGREPPFIRAGSIRSATPTQNRSPTPRSPLPSDDHPFIMSHSFEQSRDAARKKSPTSPSSPPADIHLEIGESADRVGALSSASDSVGVIGSFDKRLNRSVMSLGAKVKAEKVLGADPQPRLASLYLVSGLGKEPAQWSLSDSDATLGVQPLEDSLGVFWRPDMLGSTFSGEKSDEWSNRQTKSSNRSLGSTLRRDISAKTVPGAGPEGASRLVARTMKYAHPKDVEVVNSTLAPPTTCHTFTFSVSRKSTLTAVAAQADRKGSSRTGVDVDQFQSVTTEAPSATPGIGQEHLRGTTYGSDLVFYGVTLTVWSHADKERAAKLKIFKQRTAARPRADSLLSEAAARDKSRRRRVQSKTPWSSSAKGKGAPSDYTATDTEVTGVSDSDLETTFTNDPTEYSVGDAAQAFGESSDVFWMPYALTLVSRYPIYDVMQDYLRLSWARYSKDARSHMRQIFSLLNTDAPRAGDPFRLPIGTSTEDEVAIEATMPGALDFEIRTVKVDFQMWPLFQALDIDHILTCVEVALTNSGRVIFCSRHPGMLGTAVDTLKYIVELRGWDGIALPSIHTRDTTFIVEDPGPYIIGIATEARYLVTPPPEVVVVDLDTNSLTVKSLPTAAVPSRQKREKARHRLMAALGHTYPSEHSVPIDYRATFPKGVFRNINNVTHGLIRPRYLGERLNPPPWWNQSAVVAVFDRILADKHKKPTFFERLTKSGNARVQEQLTANERLAKAMMRKRALHYVERRDDFELKVARITRRLQKLIQEGEHWKHRFELFEKYAERLSQEANDLKAKIDKEQREARRLSNLNNEQVKENAELANKLVQTESARAEAMRQLSDMHHSIQELERERNEIMDVIEMQITNALQHMPFLDGDHDSPQSPESPEKSISTPPDSPPTSPKSLSSTIRDKNRLRPGTRDSTQTRFSVDTQPMSVIGALHQGSVRRGLGSILDSDQISTADRLLSSSKTDSVASRVAIIQAKLELALTPARENGELPEQDESAEETEHESEDEAKFNDEATKDPNHVLPVIKEPTSPTPERKTSPDPTAASRRANNASLTASDSGSVVSNGDAQSDVSAAEPTHARPVTVFRPVVLRPPPRRVTQKKSYESIGSTKLSPASEVKQFPATDGPVESEVLLTLADANHEKVHVNGGSEKAGARTRKESSVSNVSNTSRPSSIQSTMTVTFGPRK; from the exons ATGTTCTCACGAAAGACTAACAAGTCTCCAGACTACGCTCACCACCCTCTCCCCCAGACCACGGTATCCCAGCTAGGCAACGACTTTGCACCGGCACCCTTCCTCACCGTACCTTCCCCCTCGGTGCCCCTCTTTCCATCAGATACCCTCCCTCCGGGCCGCCTGTCGTCATCTTCCTCGAGATCCAACCAGTCGCTACTCCTGAGCAAGTCGGACCCCTTTGCCCGCGTCttccctcgcccgcccacagATACTGGTCGGGAGCCACCGTTCATTCGAGCCGGCTCTATTCGTTCAGCTACACCCACCCAGAACAGGAGCCCCACACCACGCTCGCCGCTACCCTCCGACGACCACCCGTTCATCATGTCTCACTCGTTTGAGCAGTCCCGCGATgcggcgaggaagaagtCCCCTACAAGTCCGTCCTCGCCCCCCGCAGACATTCACCTCGAGATTGGCGAATCTGCCGATCGCGTGGGTGCCCTGTCGTCCGCGTCGGATAGCGTGGGCGTCATTGGTAGCTTTGACAAGCGCCTCAATCGCTCAGTCATGAGCCTTGGTGCCAAAGTCAAGGCCGAAAAGGTCTTAGGAGCAGACCCGCAACCGCGTCTTGCTTCCCTCTACTTGGTTTCCGGTCTCGGCAAG GAACCCGCCCAATGGTCGCTATCTGACTCGGATGCCACATTAGGCGTCCAGCCTCTCGAGGATTCCCTCGGCGTCTTCTGGCGCCCCGATATGCTCGGTAGCACCTTTAGTGGCGAGAAGAGCGACGAGTGGAGTAACCGCCAGACAAAGTCTTCCAACCGGAGCTTGGGCTCAACCCTTCGCCGTGACATTTCGGCCAAGACGGTCCCAGGAGCCGGCCCCGAAGGTGCCTCGCGCCTCGTTGCCAGAACCATGAAGTACGCCCACCCAaaggacgtcgaggttgTCAACTCGACCCTAGCGCCACCGACTACTTGCCATACCTTTACCTTTAGCGTGTCCCGTAAGAGCACGTTGACGGCTGTGGCAGCCCAAGCAGACCGAAAGGGTAGCTCAAGGACaggtgtcgacgtcgaccagTTCCAGTCTGTCACTACTGAGGCGCCTTCGGCTACCCCTGGTATTGGCCAAGAGCACCTCCGCGGTACGACTTATGGCTCCGACCTCGTCTTCTACGGTGTGACTCTGACCGTCTGGTCGCACGCCGAcaaggagcgcgccgccaagctcaagaTCTTCAAGCAGCGCACCGCTGCCCGCCCTCGTGCCGATTCGCTCCTTTctgaggccgccgcgcgcgacaagtctcgccgccgtcgtgtcCAGTCCAAGACCCCGTGGTCGTCCTCTGCCAAGGGCAAAGGTGCTCCCTCCGACTACACTGCCACCGACACCGAAGTCACTGGTGTCAGTGACTCAGACTTAGAGACTACCTTCACCAATGACCCGACCGAGTACTCGGTCGGTGATGCGGCTCAGGCTTTCGGCGAATCAAGTGACGTGTTCTGGATGCCTTACGCTTTGACGCTTG TTTCTCGATACCCCATTTACGATGTCATGCAGGACTACCTCCGCCTCAGT TGGGCTCGCTACTCCAAGGATGCCCGCTCCCACATGAGGCAGATCTTCTCGCTCCTCAACACcgatgcgccgcgcgccggtgACCCATTCCGTCTCCCCATCGGCACCTCCACTGAAGACGAGGTGGCCATCGAGGCGACCATGCCCGGTGCGCTCGACTTCGAGATCCGCACTGTCAAGGTTGATTTCCAGATGTGGCCACTGTTCCAAGCCCTGGACATTGACCACATCCTCACCTGCGTCGAGGTGGCGTTAACCAACTCTGGACGTGTCATTTTCTGCTCGCGTCACCCCGGAATGCTCGGTACCGCCGTGGACACCCTCAAGTACATTGTCGAGCTCCGCGGTTGGGACGGTATCGCCCTCCCCAGCATCCACACTCGCGACACCACTTTTATCGTCGAGGATCCCGGACCTTACATCATCGGCATTGCCACGGAAGCCCGTTATCTCGTGACCCCGCCACCAGAGGTTGTGGTCGTTGACCTTGACACCAACTCGCTTACTGTCAAGTCGCTCCCTACCGCAGCCGTGCCTTCCCGCCagaagcgcgagaaggccaGACATAGGCTGATGGCAGCCCTGGGCCACACGTACCCCTCAGAGCACTCGGTCCCCATCGACTACCGTGCCACCTTCCCCAAGGGAGTGTTCCGCAACATCAACAACGTCACCCATGGTTTGATCCGCCCTCGCTACCTCGGAGAGCGCCTCAACCCTCCGCCGTGGTGGAACCAGAgcgccgtcgttgccgtcTTTGACAGGATTCTGGCCGACAAGCACAAGAAGCCGACGTTCTTTGAGCGTCTCACCAAGTCGGGCAATGCGCGTGTGCAGGAGCAGCTCACAGCCAACGAGCGTCTTGCCAAGGCGATGATGCGCAAGCGTGCCCTCCACTACGTTGAGCGCCGTGACGACTTTGAGCTCAAGGTCGCTCGTATCACCCGCCGACTCCAAAAGCTCATccaggagggcgagcacTGGAAGCACCGCTTCGAGCTCTTCGAGAAgtacgccgagcgcctcTCGCAAGAGGCCAacgacctcaaggccaagattGACAAGGAGCAacgcgaggcgcgccgtCTTTCGAACT TGAACAACGAGCAGGTCAAGGAGAATGCTGAGCTGGCCAACAAGCTCGTTCAGACTGAGAGCGCCCGGGCTGAGGCCATGCGTCAGCTTTCTGACATGCACCATTC CATCCAGgagcttgagcgcgagcgcaacgAGATTATGGACGTCATCGAGATGCAGATCACCAATGCTCTCCAGCACATGCCCTTCCTCGATGGGGACCATGACTCGCCTCAGAGCCCCGAGTCGCCGGAGAAGTCAATTTCCACCCCGCCAGACTCGCCACCGACATCGCCCAAGTCGTTGTCATCAACGATCCGCGACAAGAACCGTCTCCGCCCTGGAACGCGTGACTCGACGCAGACGCGATTCAGTGTCGACACGCAGCCCATGAGTGTGATAGGTGCTCTCCACCAGGGATCTGTCCGCCGTGGTCTCGGCTCCATCCTTGACAGCGACCAGATCAGCACGGCTGACCGCCTTCTGTCCAGCTCCAAGACCGACAGTGTTGCCAGCCGTGTGGCAATCATTCAGGCCAAG CTCGAACTCGCTCTTACCCCTGCCCGTGAGAATGGAGAGCTCCCAGAGCAAGACGAAAGTgccgaggagacggagcATGAGAgtgaggacgaggccaaATTTAACGACGAGGCCACCAAGGACCCCAACCACGTCCTTCCCGTCATCAAGGAGCCGACATCCCCTACGCCAGAGCGCAAGACGAGCCCCGACCCCACCGCTGCATCCCGTCGCGCCAACAACGCCTCACTGACTGCTAGCGATTCCGGTAGCGTCGTGAGCAACGGCGACGCCCAGTCGGATGTCAGCGCAGCTGAGCCCACGCACGCTCGTCCAGTGACCGTGTTCCGCCCTGTCGTCctccgtcctcctccgcgtcgtGTCACCCAGAAGAAGAGTTACGAGTCGATCGGCTCGACCAAGCTCTCCCCCGCCTCTGAGGTCAAGCAGTTCCCTGCTACCGACGGTCCGGTCGAGAGCGAGGTtctcctcaccctcgccgacgccaaccaCGAGAAAGTCCATGTCAACGGCGGCTCGGAGAAGGCGGGTGCTCGCACCCGCAAGGAGTCGAGCGTCAGCAACGTTAGCAACACGTCGCGCCCTTCGAGCATCCAGTCGACCATGACCGTCACGTTCGGCCCACGAAAGTAG